From a single Sorghum bicolor cultivar BTx623 chromosome 5, Sorghum_bicolor_NCBIv3, whole genome shotgun sequence genomic region:
- the LOC8071852 gene encoding uncharacterized protein LOC8071852 isoform X1 — protein MTPISEQQHNKEPETQSSTSRSSPVPRHRLSDNWVHIKYEVAVVGDEENADHEQQQQVARRDRDFLAGIRKLFKSFKNLSHIFEIYKDEDEEEDDDDTSIEIGLPTDVQHVAHIGLDGSTNLSSLRGLQGARELFSLSNLTTLEQFELTMASLAATGKERNGVLDRVSRN, from the exons ATGACACCGATCAGTGAGCAGCAACACAACAAGGAGCCTGAAACACAATCCTCAACAAGCCGCAGTTCTCCAGTTCCAA GGCATCGGCTATCTGACAATTGGGTCCACATAAAAT ATGAGGTAGCAGTAGTAGGGGATGAAGAGAACGCTGATCATGAGCAGCAACAACAGGTGGCAAGACGGGACCGGGACTTCCTCGCGGGGATCAGGAAGCTCTTCAAGAGCTTCAAGAACCTCTCCCATATCTTCGAGATATACaaagatgaagatgaggaggaggacgatGACGACACAAGCATCGAGATTGGGCTTCCAACTGATGTGCAACATGTGGCGCACATAGGCCTGGACGGGTCTACCAACTTGTCAAGCCTAAGGGGCCTACAGGGGGCTAGGGAGCTGTTCTCCCTCTCCAACCTCACCACCCTTGAGCAGTTTGAGCTCACCATGGCCTCGTTGGCTGCTACTGGCAAAGAGCGAAATGGGGTGTTAGATAGAGTTTctcgtaattaa
- the LOC8071852 gene encoding uncharacterized protein LOC8071852 isoform X2, with product MTPISEQQHNKEPETQSSTSRSSPVPNEVAVVGDEENADHEQQQQVARRDRDFLAGIRKLFKSFKNLSHIFEIYKDEDEEEDDDDTSIEIGLPTDVQHVAHIGLDGSTNLSSLRGLQGARELFSLSNLTTLEQFELTMASLAATGKERNGVLDRVSRN from the exons ATGACACCGATCAGTGAGCAGCAACACAACAAGGAGCCTGAAACACAATCCTCAACAAGCCGCAGTTCTCCAGTTCCAA ATGAGGTAGCAGTAGTAGGGGATGAAGAGAACGCTGATCATGAGCAGCAACAACAGGTGGCAAGACGGGACCGGGACTTCCTCGCGGGGATCAGGAAGCTCTTCAAGAGCTTCAAGAACCTCTCCCATATCTTCGAGATATACaaagatgaagatgaggaggaggacgatGACGACACAAGCATCGAGATTGGGCTTCCAACTGATGTGCAACATGTGGCGCACATAGGCCTGGACGGGTCTACCAACTTGTCAAGCCTAAGGGGCCTACAGGGGGCTAGGGAGCTGTTCTCCCTCTCCAACCTCACCACCCTTGAGCAGTTTGAGCTCACCATGGCCTCGTTGGCTGCTACTGGCAAAGAGCGAAATGGGGTGTTAGATAGAGTTTctcgtaattaa
- the LOC8071851 gene encoding GDT1-like protein 3 — translation MRSSPRMDPNPRAPLLLAIIVLALGASVAAGAKDDASGVSLGRRAGGFLHGLKKKDALVEGDHGVALDEVGPGLFDALFASLSMILVSEIGDETFIIAALMAMRHPKSIVLSGALSALYVMTVLSTGLGRIVPNLISRKHTNSAATVLYLFFGLRLLYIAWKSDPKGSQKKEMEELEEKLESGQGKSTIRRFFARFCTPIFLEAFILTFLAEWGDRSQIATIALATHKNAIGVAVGASLGHTLCTSLAVVGGSMLASKISQRTVATIGGVLFLGFSVSSYFYPPL, via the exons ATGAGATCCAGCCCCAGGATGGACCCGAACCCCAGAGCTCCCCTCCTCCTCGCCATCATCGTCCTCGCGCTCGGCGCATCCGTG GCTGCCGGCGCCAAGGACGACGCGTCGGGGGTCTCCCTGGGCCGCCGCGCCGGG GGCTTCTTGCATGGCCTGAAGAAGAAGGACGCACTGGTGGAGGGCGATCATGGGGTGGCCCTTGACGAGGTTGGACCGGGGCTGTTCGATGCGCTCTTCGCCAGCCTCTCCATGATACTAGTCAGTGAG ATTGGAGATGAGACCTTTATCATTGCTGCGCTGATGGCGATGCGGCATCCCAAGTCAATTGTGTTGTCTGGTGCACTATCTGCGCTATACGTGATGACG GTATTGTCAACTGGACTTGGTAGAATAGTGCCCAACTTGATATCAAGGAAGCACACTAATAGTGCTGCTACAG TTTTGTACTTGTTCTTTGGACTACGGTTACTCTATATTGCTTGGAAATCTGACCCAAAGGGATCCCAGAAGAAGGAAATGGAAGAA TTAGAAGAGAAGCTTGAGTCTGGTCAAGGAAAATCAACCATCCGTAGGTTCTTTGCAAGATTTTGTACACCAATCTTTTTGGAG GCTTTCATCTTAACCTTCTTAGCTGAATGGGGTGACCGAAGCCAAATAGCAACAATTGCG CTGGCAACACACAAGAATGCAATTGGAGTTGCAGTCGGAGCATCACTGGGGCACACATTGTGCACATCTCTTGCTGTGGTAGGAGGGAGCATGTTGGCATCAAAGATTTCGCAGCGAACAGTAGCGACAATTGGAGGTGTTCTCTTCTTAGGATTTTCTGTTTCATCCTACTTCTACCCCCCGTTGTGA